CGACGCCGACTATCATGGTGCGGCGGTGGCGTCGTACTCGGTGCCGGAGGACCTGGGCTCGGCCAACGCCGCGGTGCAGACGCTGGGGGTGGACCTGCGCATCGTCCCGGACATCGAGGGCGCGGACCTGGTCCATTCGCACACCTGGTACGCCAACATGGCAGGGCATCTCGCTTCCCTGCTGCACGGCATTCCACACGTGCTCAGTGCCCACAGCCTTGAGCCGCTGCGCCCCTGGAAGGCGGAGCAGCTCGGTGGCGGATACGCCCTGTCCTCCTGGGTGGAAAAGACCGCCTACGAGGCAGCCGCCGCCATCATCGCCGTCTCTGAGGGCATGCGGCAGGACATCCTGCGGAGCTACCCGAACGTTGATCCGGCCAAGGTCCGCGTGGTCCACAACGGCATCGACGTCGAGCTGTGGCAACGCGACGAGAACGACGACGCCATCCGCGCCCTGGGCATCGACCCGGACAAGCCGAGCGTGGTGTTTGTGGGCCGGAACACCCGCCAGAAGGGCGTCCCTTACCTCCTGCGCGCGGCGGCAAAGCTCCCCGCCGACGTCCAACTGGTCCTGTGCCTGGGCGCTGCCGATACCCCGGAGCTTGCCGCCGAGACGGCCCGCCTGATCGAGGACCTGCAGCGCGAGCGCTCCGGCGTGGTGCTCATCGAGCGCATGCTGCCCCGCCATGAACTGATCCAGGTGCTTAGCCACGCCACCGCGTTTGCCTGCCCGTCCATCTACGAACCGCTGGGCATCGTGAACCTGGAAGCCATGGCCTGTGGGGCCGCTGTGGTGGCCAGCGCCACCGGCGGCATCCCCGAGGTGGTGGAGCACGGCCAGACCGGCCTGCTCGTGGAACTGGAGCAGGTCACCGACGGCACCGGCACACCCCTCGACCCGGAAAAGTTCGTCACCGAGTTCGCTGCCGCCCTCACCGAGGTGGTCTCGGATCCCGAGCGCGCCCGCGCCATGGGACAGGCCGGCCGGGAGCGCGCCGAAAAGCACTTCTCCTGGGAATCCATCACGGAAACCACACTCGACGTGTACCGCTCTGTGCTGCCGGCCCAGAGCTAGCGTTTCCAGGCAACCCACGACGACGGCGCCGCCCACCCCGCAAGGTGGGCGGCGCCGTCGTCGTTTATTGCCGTTGGGGGGACGCTTAACCGCGGTTCCCGGCGCTCCGCGCCAGCAGGAGCTTCTCCTCCACAGATGCCTTGCCGCTCGCCCGCTGGCTACGGAAGTAGGCGCGCGCCTCGTCCTGCCGTTCCTTCTCGGCGCCGGTGGCGATGGCTGCCCGCACGTGGTCTTCTCCGTATCCGAAGGCGTCCACGAGGTCCAGGGCATGCGGGCGGATTTTCACCAGCAGCCTGTTGATGTACTCGCCCACCGTCCGGCCCCGCTGCATTGAGAGGCGGCCGTTCATGAGGTACCAGGACAGGTTCGTTTCGATCAGGGACAGGCCGAACAGGTCCCGCAACCAGGTCAGCACGGTTTTGGTGCCAGGGTCCGTAACATCGCCCAGCGCGTCCGTGAAAGCCTCCCACTGAAGCAGCTCGGCGTGCGCCTGGGCTGCCTCGATCAGTTCGTTCTGGTGCCCGTTGAACAGGGCTGCGCCCTGTTCCTGCGACAACCGCCCCGTGCCCTTGAGCGCTGTTGCGGCCTCAGCCACCATGGTCTGCACCCGGTCGGTGAGCAGCGCGCGCTGGCCTTCCTCGTCACGGAGGGCGATCGCGGCCTTCTGCACTGAACCGGTGTCAGCGACGAACTGGGCCACTTGGCGCAGGCCGGTGCGGTGGATGGCCGCCCCGGTGGCCTGGCCCACCACGTAACGGGCCAGCACGCCGAAGTCCACGGTGCGGAATTCCTTGGCGTAGTCCGCCAGGAGCCGTTTGGCCACGAGCTGCAGCAGCACGGTGTTGTCGCCTTCGAAGGTGGCGTACACGTCCAGGTCCGCCCTCAACGAGGCGAAGCGGTTCTCGATCAGGAAGCCGGCGCCGCCGCAGGCCTCCCGGCATTCCTGCAGGGTGTCCAGGGCATGCCAGGTGCTGAGCGGCTTCAGCGCGGCAGCGAGGGTTTCCAGGTCCTGGCGGTCTACGTCGGTGTCGTGGGCGCCGGAGAAGACGTCGTCGAACTTCTGCAGAAGCTGCTCGTGGGCAAAACCCGCCGCGTAGGTGGTGGCCAGCCTGGTGAACAGGCGTTTCTGGTGGCGCTGGTAGTCGAGCAGCACCTCCTCTTCCGTATGGGAGGAGGCATTGAACTGACGGCGCTCGGTGGCGTACTGGATGCCCGCCTTCAGGGCGACCTTGGAGGCTGCCACGGCAGCACCATCGAGGGACACGCGGCCCTGCACCAGGGTTCCCAGCATGGTGAAGAAGCGCCGGCCGGGGCTGGCGATAGGGGAGCTGTAGGTCCCGGCCGCGTCGACGTTGCCGTAGCGGTTCAGCAGGTTGGTCCGCGGGATTCGCACGTTGGTGAAGTGCAGCCGGCCGTTATCTATCCCGTTGAGCCCGCCTTTGATGCCGTCGTCCTCGCCGCCGATGCCGGGCAGGAACTCCCCTGTGACCGGGTCCCGGAGGTCCACATAGAACGCATGGACCCCATGGTTGACGTCCCGGGTCACCAGCTGGGCGAACACTACGGCGCCCAGGCCGTCGATGGCGGCGTTGCCGATGTAGTCTTTCCACGCTGCGCGGAACGGCGTGTGCACCACGAATTCGCCGGCGGCGGGATCGTAAGTAGCGGTCGTGGCGATGCTGGCCACGTCGGAACCGTGTCCGGTCTCGGTCATCGCAAAGCAGCCGGGGATTTCAAGGCTCATGATGCCGGGGAGCCACTTCGCATGGTGCTCAGCAGTGCCGAGATGCATCACGGCGGAACCGAAGAGCCCCCACTGCACACCTGCCTTGATCTGCAGAGAAGGATCCGCCACTACCAGTTCCTCAAAACCAGCGATGTTTCCGCCATGGTCATCGGAACCACCCAGCGACTCCGGGAAGGCGCGGTGGACCGCTTCGTTCTCCACCAGGTACTTCAGCTGCCCGGACACCCTGGCGCGGTGCTCGGTATGAGTGAGCCCCTCGACCTTATGCAGCTCGGGGCGTGCTGCAAGGGCCCGGGCCTGGCGCCGGGCTGCTGCCCACTTGCCCAGGAGCTGTTCACCCAGCGCGTCGACGTCGACGGCGGGATGTGCTGCAGCTGCTCCGGAGGCAGCTGCCGTTGTGGCGGGGCGCTGCCTTCTTCTTGCGGGGCGATCCACTAGTTCAGTCATGTCATAGTCCTTCGTTGGTGCTGACAGGCGGGTATGGTTCTGCGGCTCGTAGGAGCCGCTGGGGGCAATGGCGAGGGGTCGGCAATGGATTGTTATGTCCGGGTGGACGGGGACAGCTCGGGGGCGACGCCGATGCAGAGCCAGTCGGTGATCTGCCGCGCCATCGCTTCCTGCCCGGGCTTGGCAGGGGAGGCGGGGGTGCTGAGCCATTGCTCGCCCGCGTTCCGGACCATGCCGATGGCCGCTTTGGGCCAGTAGCCGATAACCGCTTCCTTGCCGTCGCCCAGGTGGGAGCGCATGGGCGTGGCGATCATTTCGGCGACGGCGTCAAAGAAGTGGCCCAGGGCGGCGGACCCTGCTCCCGGGTCCTGGGTACTGTCCATGTCGGCGGTGTGGCGGGTGACAAAGGTGTAGACGTTGGGACTGGTGCTGGCCATCTGCAGGTAGGCGGTGACCATGGCCAGGAGCCCTTCACGGGGAGTGTCCGCACTCTGGGCGGCCTCCCGGATCCGGCGCTGCATCTGGCCGAGGACAACCTCACCCACTGCTTGCTGGAGTCCTGCCTTATCCCCGAAATAACGGTAGAACACGGACTTTGACGTACCGGCGGCAGCCGCAATGTCCTCCATCGACGCGTCACTGCCCAGTGCGTGCACGGCCCGGCGGGCTGCCTTGATCAGCTCCCGGCGGCGTTCCTCCCGGTGGCTCTGCCAACGTGAAGAGCGGCCGTCAGCGCCGGCAGCAGCGGGCGCAGGTGAGGAGCCGGTTTGCTGGATGTTCACGATACCCAGCGTATCAGGTACGCTGGGTATCGGTAACCGCACGTGACCCGAGGAGATATCCATGTCCATTGACGGACAGACCACTACCGGACCCGAACCTGCCACTCCTGCCGCAGCCTCCGACCCGGGGCTCCGCAGGGCAATCATCGTCGGCGGCAACAGGATTCCGTTCGCCCGGGCCGGCGGGGCGTATGCCAAGTCCTCAAACCAGGACATGCTGACGGCGGCGCTGGATGGGCTGATAGCGCGCTTTGGCCTGCAGGACGAGCGGATTGGGGAAGTGGCCGGGGGCGCCGTACTGAAGCACTCCCGGGACTTCAACCTCACCCGGGAAGCAGTCCTGGGCTCGGCCTTGTCACCCGAGACACCCGCTTATGACCTCCAGCAGGCCTGCGCCACCGGACTTGAGACCGTCGTGGGCCTGTCCAACAAGATCAAGCTGGGCCAGATCGACTCGGGAATCGCAGGCGGTGTTGACTCCGCATCGGACGCACCCGTGGTGGTCAGCGAAGGGCTTCGCGAAGTCATCCTCGACCTCAACCGGGCCCGGAGCCTTCCCCAGCGCCTGCAGATCCTCAGCCGCCTGCGGCCTAAAGACCTTGCCCCGTTGGCCCCCGGAACGTCCGAGCCCCGGACAGGCCTTTCCATGGGGGAGCACCAGGCGCTCACCACCTCGCAGTGGAAGGTCCCCCGGGAGGCGCAGGATGAACTGGCACGCAACAGCCACCGGAACCTCGCAGCGGCCTACGACACCGGGTTCTTCGATGACCTCCTCACTCCTTACCGGGGCCTGACCCGTGACGGGAACCTGCGTGCCGACACATCACTGGACAAGCTCGCAGGGCTGAAGCCTGTCTTCGGGAAGAACCTCGGGGCGGATGCGACCATGACGGCGGGCAACTCCACTCCGCTGACCGACGGAGCCTCCACTGTCCTGCTGGCCTCGGACGAGTGGGCCGACGCCCGGGACCTGCCCAAACTGGCTGCCGTGGTGGACGCTGAAGCTGCCGCTGTGGACTTTGTGCACGGGAAGGACGGCTTGCTGATGGCACCGGTCTTCGCCGTCCCCAGGCTGCTCGCCCGGCAGGGGCTCACCCTGGCGGACATTGACTTCTTCGAGATCCATGAAGCCTTCGCGTCCACGGTCCTGAGCATGCTGGCCGCATGGGAGGACGAAGACTTCGGGCGGACAAGGCTGGGCCTGGAAGGCGCTTTCGGAACCATTGACCGGTCCAGGCTGAACGTTAACGGGTCCTCCCTCGCTGCCGGCCATCCCTTCGCTGCAACAGGTGGCCGGATCGTCGCGTCGCTTGCCAAGACGCTGCACGCCAAGGCCAGTACGGAGGGCCGTCCCGCAAGGGGCCTGGTCTCGGTCTGCGCAGCCGGCGGCCTGGGCGTCGCCGCGATTCTGGAATCAGTGTAGGGGGCCCTGATGACTGACAAGTATGCACAACTCGTCAACCACGGCCTGGGCAGGAATGTCGCCAGGAAGCTTGGGCTGCCCCAGCCGGCGGTCCTGCGCCGGTACCAGCCGGGCCAGCCGCCGATCAGCGGGCCCCTTGTGGTCCAGGGAGACACGGCCGGCGCCGACAGCCTGGCAGCCGAGCTGCTGTCCTGGGGCCTCGATGTCAGGAGACATGCCGTTCCGCGGGAGAAGCTCGGCGCTATAATCCTGGTACTGGACGAAGTGGCACGCCCCGAAGACCTGGCGAAGCCCATCCTTGCCGCCGCGGCTTCCCTTCGGGACCTCGGCCCCGGAGGCCGGATCATCACCCTTTCCAAGCCGGCCTCCGACGCTTCCTCACCGGCCCAGGCTGCCGCCCGGCAGGGGGTGGACGGGTTCCTGCGCTCCCTGGCCAAGGAACTGCGCGCCGGCGCCACCGGCAACGGTGTGCTCCTGGCACCGGGGGTGGGGGCAACAAGCCCCAGCACGCTGGGGGCGGTCCGGTTCTTCCTCTCCGGCCGGTCCGCCTTTGTGGACGGCCAGTTCGTGACGGTATCGACGACGGCAGGCGAACTTCCCCAGGACGTCGGGCAACCCCTGGCGGGAAGGGTTGCCGTCGTCACCGGAGCAGCGCGGGGTATCGGTGCTGCCATCGCCAGGACCCTGCACCGCGACGGCGCCGCACTGGTGCTGGTGGATATCCCCGCGGCCGGGGACCACCTGGCCGAGGTCGCCAACGAGGTCAAAGGCACTGCCCTCCAGCTGGACATCAGCAGGGAGGACGCCGGACAACGGATCCTCGAGCACACCGCGCAGCGGCACGGGCACCTCGACATCATGGTCCACAACGCCGGAATTACCAGGGACAAACTCCTGGCCAACATGGACCAGTCCCGCTGGAGTTCGGTCATCGATATCAACATTGCCGCGCAGCTCCGGATCAACGAAGCCCTGCTCGCGTCGGAACACTTCCGCTCGTCTCCCCGGATAGTCTCCGTCGCTTCCACCAGCGGCATTGCGGGCAACCGCGGCCAGACAAACTATGCGGCTTCCAAGGGAGGCGTGATGGGAATGGTCCGGGCCACCGCGCCGTTGATCGCTGCCCTTGGGGGATCCGTCAATGCCGTGGCACCGGGCTTCATCGAAACCGAGATGACGGCCCGGATACCCTTTGCCCTGCGGGAGGTGGGCCGCCGCCTGAACTCGCTGCAGCAGGGCGGGCAGCCAACCGACGTCGCGGAAACCATCGCTTTCCTGGCCAGTGACGCCGCCGGCGGTATCAACGGCGAGGTGCTGCGGGTCTGCGGACAGAACCTGGTGGGGGCATGATCCCAGCGCAGCCGGTCATCCTGGGGGAGATGCCGTCGCTTTCCAAGCTGTACATCAATGCGGCAGCCCAGGCGGCACGCAGGCGGCTGCTGGGTACCCATGATGGTTCCGCCCTGCCGGCTGAGAGCCACGAGGTCCGCGGGGTGAGCGTGGACGTCGGGAACCTGACGGCCTACCAGCACCTCATCGGTGAAACCGCCAGTGACGTCCTGCCGGCCGGTTTCATCCACGCCCTCTCGTTTCCCCTGGCCATGAGCGTGATGAACAGGGACGACTTTCCACTTCCCCTGCTCGGCATGATCCACCTCCGAAACAGCGTGGAACATCGGTCTCCGGTGCTTTTCACGGACGCCCTGGACATTACGGCCCACGTGGAAAACCTGCGCGGACACCGTGGGGGTACCCAAGTGGACGTGGTCAGCGAAGTGCGCCGGACCGGGTCAGCGGACACCTGCTGGCGTGGTGTCTCCACCTATCTCGCGAAGGGGGTCTTCCTGCCGGGAATCGACAAACCCTCGCCCGCGCCCGTGCGTGCCGACTTCAAGGCCCCCAATCCCACGGCACTGTGGCAGCTTGGGGTTGATACCGGCAGGGCGTACGCAGCGGTGTCCGGCGACTTCAACCCCATCCACCTCAGTGTGCTTTCAGCGAAGGCATTGGGCATGCGGCGCTCAATCGCCCACGGAATGTACCTGGCCTCCCGGGCGCTCGCCGATGTCGGTGCTGTCCGCGGCGATTCTTTCACCTGGGATGTCGATTTTGAGGCGCCGGTGTTCCTGCCCTGCGGGGTTGCCCTGGATATCAGCAGCGCCCAGGGGACTTTCGGGGCGTGGGAGCGTTCCGACTTCGCAGCGTGGAGCCCCCGTTCGGGCCGCCGGCATTTCAGCGGCTCCGTTGCCGTGCTCTAGGCCTCCGTTTTACGACGGCGCGGCCTCAGTTCCCGGACGGACGGAACGCAGGATCCGGTGCAGGCTGAGAAGGATCGATTCGGATGCGGGGAGGACACCCTGGTCCAGCTCCCGTCGGTCCAGCTCCCGTCCCGCGGTGGACGCCATGCAGGAGTCCACCGCCGTCTCGGCGGCCTTGAAGCGCTCCGCCTGCTGTTGCGGATCGTCGTTACTGAAGGAGCGCAGCAGTTCACCGGTTGCCGTGATGGCGTCGGCGAGGGGAACGTTGTCCTGCAGCGGAACGGTGTAGGGCACGTCGCTTTCCCAGATCACGTCCGAGAGCACGTCCGTCATGTCCTGGACGTGGAACGTGACCCGTTCAAGTTGCCGGAGGTTGCGGTAGTCCAGGTCCATGTCGCGGGGGTGGAGCCGGCGCCGGGGGTTGGCCCTCCGGCTGGCGTCGGCCTCCTTGACGAGGTGCCGGACCGAGCGCGTGGCCGTTGCCAGCTCGTCCGAGCGGCGCGACCATTCGTCGTGCTCGGGCGGCCACTCTTCCTTCAGCGCGGTACCCATGTCTGTCAACTGCCTGCCCAGGGCGAGGCGGAGGTCATCAAGGCTTGCCGCTGCTGCTTTCAGGTGGAGCGGGGGAAAGACCAGGAAATTAACGGCGATGCCTACTGCGACGCCGGCAGCCATCTGCACCAGGTAGCCGAAGGAAAAGTCACCGGCATTGTTTCCGCCCACCAGCAGGACCAGCAGGGCCGCCGTCGGAATCCAATCACTGCCTGAACCGAGGCCCGGCAGGCCGCCCAGCAGCACCCCGATCCCCATAAAAACCGCCACCGTCAATGGTGACGGGTCCGCGATGTTGACCAGGACCACCGCGAGCCCGATGCCCACGGCCAGTCCGGTGAGGGCTTCCAGGCCCTGCCGAACGGAACCGGCCACGTTGTGGTACATCGCCACCAGGGCCCCCAGGGGCGCGTAGTAGGCGTAATGTGACGCGCTGCCGGGCATCAGCGGGGCGATGAAAAATGCCACCCCCGCGGCCAGTGCCGCTTTGGACGCCAACTGCAGGCGCTGTGCAGCGAACGCCGCGGACAGTTCCTCCACTGCCTGCTTTAAGAGTTGGGTTCCCCTGGCCCATCGGATATCCGGACGTGCTCGAGAATTGCCCATCCGCACTACACTAGGGGGCCTGCTCCGCAACCACAAAAGCGCAGGTCAAGCACGCAACCCGCCGGGCCGGCCCGTTCAGGAGAGGACAGCTGCCGAACGGCGCACGGCAGCAGCCAGCCGGTGCGCCTTTCCTGGCGTCCGGCCGTCCTCCGCACGCCGGGGAACGTAACCGAAACCGAGGCCGTAGGCGGGGTCGGCAAACCCGAGGGCGGCATTGGCGCCTTCGTGGCCGAAGGCGCGGTGGCTGCCGAAGTTCCGGGAAGGATGCGGCTTCATAAACACCACCGCGAAAGCGTTGTCGAGCCCGGACGAACGGTCCAGGCCCCACACCTGCTCCTGGGACATAAGCTCCTGTGTCTGCAGATTGAGGAAGGCTGCCTTACCGTCGGTCCCCGTGGTGGCCGCTGCATAAAGCCGGGCCAGTCCCTCCGCGGACCCCACCCCGCCGGCCGCCGACATGCCTGCGCGCCGGACGCTGCGGAGATTGGGCAGCTCCATAACGGTGCTGACGGGGGCGTTGCTGTTCAGGCCCTCGAGGCTGAGGGGATCGACCCAGGGCTCTTGGGGATCGGCGGTGTACAGGACGTCTCGGTAGCGGGGCTCCAGCTCCGCAGGCAGGCCAAGGAAGAAGTCGATGCCCAGCGCCGTCCGGATCCGCCGGTCGTAGATGCTTTGCAGCGATTCTCCGGCCGCGCGCCGGCACAATTCCTCCATGATGATCCCGATGGTCAGGGCGTGATAGCCGAACTGCCGGCCCGGATGCCAGGCGGGCCGCGCCGCCGCCAACCGGGCAGCAGCCTGCGCAGTAGTGAACTCTTCGAGGGCGAACCCGCCCTCCACTCCCATCAGTCCGGCCTGGTGGGACAACGCCTCCCGCACCAGGAGCCGGTCCTTGCCCTGGACTGCAAACTCCGGCCAATATTTGGCCACGGGGGCGTCGAGGTCCAGCAGACCGTCCTGCACCAGTAGTGCGATCACCATGGCCGCCACTCCCTTGGAGCAGGAGTATGCGCCCGTGATGGTTTGCGCGTCCATGTCCGGCCCGCCGGCCAGCCCCACCACCTGCGCCCCGTTCCGGTACACGGACAGCTGTGCACTGTACTGCGGGTCCACGGCCAGGAACGATTCGAACAGCTCCAGTACATTTTCGAAACCGGGCGCTACAAAGCCTTGAGAAGTCTGCATGCGGCCAGTCTAGGCGAGCAAACGCTTCCCTTCAGGAAGTCGCGCCGTGGCCCGGCGCAACTTCTTCACCGGCCTTTACCGGCCCCGGCGGGGTTCCCTCCCCGAAGGGCCGGCCGCCCAAGGACTCGCGCCCGTGAGGTTCCAGCCACCCGCCCAGGTCGGGGCCGGCAGGGACGATGCCGGTGGGATTGATGTCCTCATGCACGATGTAGTAGTGCTGTTTGATCTGCACGAAGTCGGTGGTGTCACCGAACCCGGGGGTCTGGAACAGGTCCCGGGCGTAGCCCCAGAGGGCCGGCATCTCGCTCAGTTTCTCGCGGTTGCATTTGAAGTGGCCGTGGTAGACGGCGTCGAACCGGGCCAGGGTGGTGAACAGCCGGACGTCGGCTTCCGTGATGGTGTCGCCTACCAGGTACCGCTGCCGGGAGAGGCGGTCTTCCAGCCAGTCCATGGCAGTCCAGAGCCGTTCGTAGGCCGAGTCATACGCTTCCTGCGAACCGGCAAAGCCGCAGCGGTAGACGCCGTTGTTAACCTCGGTAAACACCCGCTTGTTGACCTGGTCGATCTCCTCCCGAAGATGCTCAGGGTAAAGCCGGGGCGCGCCTGGCCGATGGAACTGGCTCCATTCGGTGGAAAAGTCGAGCGTGATCTGCGGGAAATTGTTGGTCACCACTTCGCCGGTGGCCACGTCGACAATCGCCGGAACGGTAATGCCCCGCGGGTAGCCCGGGAACCGCTTGAAATAGGCCTCCTGGAGGCGTTCGATACCCAGGACCGGATCCACTCCACCGGGATCCAGGTCAAAAGTCCAGGACCGGGCGTCGTGGGTAGGGCCGGGTTGGCCGAGGGAAATAGCGTCCTCCAGCCCCAGGAGGCGGCGGACAATCACGGTTCTATTGGCCCAGGGGCAGGCCCTTGCAGCAATGAGGCGGTAACGTCCGGCCTCGGCCGGCCAACCGGGCTCCCCGTTGAGACCCGGCCTGCCGTCGGAGGTAATCCGGTCCTCGATGTAGTTGGTGTCGCGGTTGAACTCCGCTCCGCCTGTTACGTAGGCGCCACGCGTGCTGTGTTCAGTGGGTTTGCCGCTGTCCGTCTGCTGGGTGCTTTCAGTTTCCTGGCTCATGAAACCACCCTATGCGCCCTACGGCAGGATTGCCGAGACAGGTTGCCAGGCGACCAGCCAGGACCCCGCCACAAGGACACTGAACAGGAGGATCCAGATCCCGGAAGGGACCGCCGTTGTCCGGTACAGCAAATAGGCATCGGACGTGGCCAGCCTGTCCCTCCTGCGCAGATGGACATGGGTGAGCTTGATGAGGTCCCGCACCGCGCCCACCAGGAGTACCAGGCCAAGAATGACGGCGGTATGGCCCAAGAACCCGGCAGGAACCAGGAGAATCAGCGCGATGCAGCCCAGGATCGCTCCAGTGGTGATGAGGAAACCTGCGGCGTTCCGGAGGAACACCAGCGTGGCGGCCAGGGCAACGGTACTGGCGGCAAGTGCGGCCGGCCCCCATCCATTGAAGCCACACCAGACAAACGCTGCACCAACAACAGCAGGTACGGGATAGCCCCAGAAGCAGGACCAGGCAGTGGCAAGCCTGCTCCGGCTGTAGGTGGTGGTAGCTCCGGAATGGTCAAACCTCAACCGGATTCCGGAGAGCCGCTGCCCGCTCGTTACAGCGGCGAAGGCATGTCCCAGTTCGTGAGTGGCGGTGGCGAGCAGGCCAACGTACTTCCAGGACCGGCGGGGGATGGACAACGCAATGGCTATGGACACCACCAGCAGCAGCTCCGTGGTGGTAATGGCCGGGATAGCTGTACGGGCGAACGCGTTAAGCAACGCGGTCCAGAGGTCGGTGGGAAGGCTCACGAGGTACGGTCCGGGGACGACAGGTGGTCTTTTTCGGGCATAAGCCCCTACGGTACTAGGGATGGCTGTACGCGGCCGGAGTACTCAGGCGCCGCCCAGCGAACAAGGGCTAACAGGAACCAAAGGAACAGAGGAAAACGTGTCGTCACTGAAAGAACGGCTGCAGGCCGATGTGGTCAGCCATATGAAGGAGCGCAACAAGACGGCGCTCACCACGGTCCGGAACGTCCTGGGTGAGATTGAGACCCGGGAGAAGTCGGGTAAGGCACCCGTGCAGCTCGATGACGCGCAGGTGACGTCCCTGCTGCAGAAGGAAGCCGCCAAGCGCCGCGACACGGCAGCCATCTACGCGGAGGCCGGCCAGCCGGACCGGGCGGCAGCGGAGATTGCTGAAGCGGAGGTGATCGAGTCTTACCTGCCGAAGCCGCTGTCCTTGCAGGAGGTGGAGGCGATTGTGGACGAGGTCGTCGCCGGGCTCCGTGCCGGGGGGCGCGAGCTGACGCCGCGGCAGATGGGTGAGGTGATGAAGCCCGTGACGGCGAAGGTTGCAGGGCGCTTCGACGGCAAGGAAGTCAGCCAGCTGGTGCGCCAAAAGCTCGCTTAAAGCGGAAAGGCACGTCCACCGGATGGCGGGCGTGCCTTTGCTCAGTTGGGGGGCGGCTGTATGCGCGCCCCGGCCTGACTTCCTGATTAGCCTTCGCACTCCGTGCAGTAGCTGTGGCCATCCTTCTGGCGCGCAATCT
This genomic interval from Arthrobacter sp. SLBN-100 contains the following:
- the glgA gene encoding glycogen synthase, with translation MRIDIVTKEFPPEIYGGAGVHVAELSRVLSKHVDLRVRAFGAPRDADYHGAAVASYSVPEDLGSANAAVQTLGVDLRIVPDIEGADLVHSHTWYANMAGHLASLLHGIPHVLSAHSLEPLRPWKAEQLGGGYALSSWVEKTAYEAAAAIIAVSEGMRQDILRSYPNVDPAKVRVVHNGIDVELWQRDENDDAIRALGIDPDKPSVVFVGRNTRQKGVPYLLRAAAKLPADVQLVLCLGAADTPELAAETARLIEDLQRERSGVVLIERMLPRHELIQVLSHATAFACPSIYEPLGIVNLEAMACGAAVVASATGGIPEVVEHGQTGLLVELEQVTDGTGTPLDPEKFVTEFAAALTEVVSDPERARAMGQAGRERAEKHFSWESITETTLDVYRSVLPAQS
- a CDS encoding acyl-CoA dehydrogenase family protein, with the protein product MTELVDRPARRRQRPATTAAASGAAAAHPAVDVDALGEQLLGKWAAARRQARALAARPELHKVEGLTHTEHRARVSGQLKYLVENEAVHRAFPESLGGSDDHGGNIAGFEELVVADPSLQIKAGVQWGLFGSAVMHLGTAEHHAKWLPGIMSLEIPGCFAMTETGHGSDVASIATTATYDPAAGEFVVHTPFRAAWKDYIGNAAIDGLGAVVFAQLVTRDVNHGVHAFYVDLRDPVTGEFLPGIGGEDDGIKGGLNGIDNGRLHFTNVRIPRTNLLNRYGNVDAAGTYSSPIASPGRRFFTMLGTLVQGRVSLDGAAVAASKVALKAGIQYATERRQFNASSHTEEEVLLDYQRHQKRLFTRLATTYAAGFAHEQLLQKFDDVFSGAHDTDVDRQDLETLAAALKPLSTWHALDTLQECREACGGAGFLIENRFASLRADLDVYATFEGDNTVLLQLVAKRLLADYAKEFRTVDFGVLARYVVGQATGAAIHRTGLRQVAQFVADTGSVQKAAIALRDEEGQRALLTDRVQTMVAEAATALKGTGRLSQEQGAALFNGHQNELIEAAQAHAELLQWEAFTDALGDVTDPGTKTVLTWLRDLFGLSLIETNLSWYLMNGRLSMQRGRTVGEYINRLLVKIRPHALDLVDAFGYGEDHVRAAIATGAEKERQDEARAYFRSQRASGKASVEEKLLLARSAGNRG
- a CDS encoding TetR/AcrR family transcriptional regulator — encoded protein: MDISSGHVRLPIPSVPDTLGIVNIQQTGSSPAPAAAGADGRSSRWQSHREERRRELIKAARRAVHALGSDASMEDIAAAAGTSKSVFYRYFGDKAGLQQAVGEVVLGQMQRRIREAAQSADTPREGLLAMVTAYLQMASTSPNVYTFVTRHTADMDSTQDPGAGSAALGHFFDAVAEMIATPMRSHLGDGKEAVIGYWPKAAIGMVRNAGEQWLSTPASPAKPGQEAMARQITDWLCIGVAPELSPSTRT
- a CDS encoding acetyl-CoA C-acetyltransferase, whose product is MSIDGQTTTGPEPATPAAASDPGLRRAIIVGGNRIPFARAGGAYAKSSNQDMLTAALDGLIARFGLQDERIGEVAGGAVLKHSRDFNLTREAVLGSALSPETPAYDLQQACATGLETVVGLSNKIKLGQIDSGIAGGVDSASDAPVVVSEGLREVILDLNRARSLPQRLQILSRLRPKDLAPLAPGTSEPRTGLSMGEHQALTTSQWKVPREAQDELARNSHRNLAAAYDTGFFDDLLTPYRGLTRDGNLRADTSLDKLAGLKPVFGKNLGADATMTAGNSTPLTDGASTVLLASDEWADARDLPKLAAVVDAEAAAVDFVHGKDGLLMAPVFAVPRLLARQGLTLADIDFFEIHEAFASTVLSMLAAWEDEDFGRTRLGLEGAFGTIDRSRLNVNGSSLAAGHPFAATGGRIVASLAKTLHAKASTEGRPARGLVSVCAAGGLGVAAILESV
- a CDS encoding 3-oxoacyl-ACP reductase, giving the protein MTDKYAQLVNHGLGRNVARKLGLPQPAVLRRYQPGQPPISGPLVVQGDTAGADSLAAELLSWGLDVRRHAVPREKLGAIILVLDEVARPEDLAKPILAAAASLRDLGPGGRIITLSKPASDASSPAQAAARQGVDGFLRSLAKELRAGATGNGVLLAPGVGATSPSTLGAVRFFLSGRSAFVDGQFVTVSTTAGELPQDVGQPLAGRVAVVTGAARGIGAAIARTLHRDGAALVLVDIPAAGDHLAEVANEVKGTALQLDISREDAGQRILEHTAQRHGHLDIMVHNAGITRDKLLANMDQSRWSSVIDINIAAQLRINEALLASEHFRSSPRIVSVASTSGIAGNRGQTNYAASKGGVMGMVRATAPLIAALGGSVNAVAPGFIETEMTARIPFALREVGRRLNSLQQGGQPTDVAETIAFLASDAAGGINGEVLRVCGQNLVGA
- a CDS encoding MaoC family dehydratase; amino-acid sequence: MIPAQPVILGEMPSLSKLYINAAAQAARRRLLGTHDGSALPAESHEVRGVSVDVGNLTAYQHLIGETASDVLPAGFIHALSFPLAMSVMNRDDFPLPLLGMIHLRNSVEHRSPVLFTDALDITAHVENLRGHRGGTQVDVVSEVRRTGSADTCWRGVSTYLAKGVFLPGIDKPSPAPVRADFKAPNPTALWQLGVDTGRAYAAVSGDFNPIHLSVLSAKALGMRRSIAHGMYLASRALADVGAVRGDSFTWDVDFEAPVFLPCGVALDISSAQGTFGAWERSDFAAWSPRSGRRHFSGSVAVL
- a CDS encoding FUSC family protein, encoding MGNSRARPDIRWARGTQLLKQAVEELSAAFAAQRLQLASKAALAAGVAFFIAPLMPGSASHYAYYAPLGALVAMYHNVAGSVRQGLEALTGLAVGIGLAVVLVNIADPSPLTVAVFMGIGVLLGGLPGLGSGSDWIPTAALLVLLVGGNNAGDFSFGYLVQMAAGVAVGIAVNFLVFPPLHLKAAAASLDDLRLALGRQLTDMGTALKEEWPPEHDEWSRRSDELATATRSVRHLVKEADASRRANPRRRLHPRDMDLDYRNLRQLERVTFHVQDMTDVLSDVIWESDVPYTVPLQDNVPLADAITATGELLRSFSNDDPQQQAERFKAAETAVDSCMASTAGRELDRRELDQGVLPASESILLSLHRILRSVRPGTEAAPS